The Dyella sp. 2HG41-7 sequence AATGAGCGCGGCGAGCCAGCAGGCGATCAGCAACAACCAGGCGATCGGCGCGTAGGCGCCGTTGGTTACGGTGGTTCCCAGCGACTGGCCGATCGGGCCGCCGAAAGTTTCCATGCACCAGCCAAGGCCGTAACGCATGGCGACGTAGCCTGCCGCGCCAAGAGCTATGCCTGCTTGCCATGGGAACTTGGATACCATTTCGATGCCGGTGTCTTCGCGACGTCCCACCGCCCCCTCCTGAGCGTTTGATTGCTATTCGAACGACCGGGCGAGCGCGCGAGTTAGTGCGGCCTGCATGGTCTTAAAGTGGTAAGCAGGAAGCGCGCCAACGAATGGCCATTAAACCTTGCGTCGCGTGAGGGGGCTTTAACCTAGAGTGCATAGCGATAACGCGCGGAAGTGCTTGTTTTGAATGAGGCGGCAAGGAGCGCTAGGGAGCAAGCGAGCGCAGCACGGCGAACCGTTGAAATGCACCGACGTGACTCGCTACGTCACCTGACGCATTACGCAATGTCGCTTACGGTTACAGCGATCGCCGGTAGCGAAGTTCGTCGACGCTGACACCCCAGATCGTTTCAGTGCGAACGATGCCATCGGGCGCCCATCCGTCCGCGCGATAAAACCGTGCGGCGCGCGCATTGCCGACTAGCAGCCATAAGCGCGCGTAATGGTAGTCCAGCTCGATCAGCCGGTTGCGCGCAGCTGAGATCAGCGCGATGCCGATGCCTTGTCCCCACCGGTCGGGATCGACATAAAGCGCGCAAAGCTCGCCATCGTCGGTGGTATCGCTATCATGTGCCGGAGCGATCGTGGCAAAACCGCGCACGGCGTCGTCGTCGATCGCCACGATGGTTTTGGGGCGACGAGGATCGTCGTTGGCGAAGTCGTACCGCTGCGCGCGTTCTTCCGGGTGAAGATTCGCGAGGTATTCGTGGGGAAGCAGTTCCCGATAACCGGTTTGCCATGCGCGCACATGCACACGGGCTACGCCCAATGCGTCTTCCGGAGTGGCGGCTCTTAGCAGCATGCGGGCAGTCTGGCATGCCCGATCGCGATGCGCGATGCGGCGATACAGGCGGGCGGCGCCACCGGCGTAAAATCTTCGCAAACAAAATGGGGTGACCGTTGAAGTCACTCGAAAACGGAACAACCTTGCGCGAATATGTCGCCCACGTCAGGGAAAGGGGTTTTCCATGCTTAATCTGCCGCCCAAAGATCCGCGCGATCTTTTCGGTCGTTTCCGTATTGGTGGTTTGGTTGCTGTCGTAATTCTCGTCGTGTTGTTTCTCAACAGCATGTTCGTCGTATCGCCCAGCGAAGAAGTGGGAACGCGATGGATGGGCGGCACGCCCATGACGTCGGCGCCGTTGTCAACCGGCGTTCATTTCAGAGTGCCGTTTTTCGAAACGGTGGACCGGTTGCAGACGAGTCGTTCGGTTTATACGTTGAATGGTTTGGACGTTTACACCAACGACAATCAAAAGGTCACCATCGACGTCAGCCTGATTTACCAGATACCGAGTTCCTCGGTGATGAATCTGCTCTATCACGTGGGGCGCGCCGGCGCGGTGGATATCGAGGCGACCATTTTGCCGGTGGTGCGTGATCGCGCGCTGGCGGCGTTTGCGCAATACAACACGCTGACTATTTCCGATCAGCGAGCGCAGATCACGGCGCAGATGCGCAAGGACATCAGCGAAGCGTTGCAGCGATTGTTCGGCGTCAATGTCATCGACGTGCAGCTCGTTGGCATTCATTACTCACCGGTGTTCGATCAGTCGATCGAAGAAGCCGTTCGCGCCAAGAACCTGGCGGTGCAGGCCGAAAACACCGTGGCGCAAAAGCGCTACGAAGGCGAGCAGAAGACAGTGACGGCCAATGCCGAAGCGACCGCCGCCGTGGAACGCGCCAACGGCGAAGCGCAGGCGACGGTGCTGCAGGCGCAAGCGCAAGCGAAAGCCATCGAAACCGTGGGCCAGGCGCTGAAGAACAATCCCGAGTACAGCCATTTCTATGGCTTGCAGCACTGGAACGGCATCCTTCCCCAAGTGGTGGGGGCGGGTTCTATTCCGATGATCGATCTAAGCAAAGGACAGGACGCGGGCAAATAGTTTGCGTTATCGAGCGTACTCGCCGTCGGTGAGTACGCTCGATGTCGAATAAAAAACTACTTGGTCGGATTTGCGTTAGGCGATGCACCCATGGCGCCTTGTTCACTCGCGTCGCGGCGCACAGATGTAGCGCGAGGGCATTCGTTTACGCTGACGACGACGCGGTTTCTGCCTTCGCGCTTGGCACGATAGAGCGCGCTATCCGCTGCGATAAGCAAGCCGCGCAGGTCGTACCCGTAATCGGCCGTGCAGGCAATGCCGAAACTGGCGGAGACGGGCACGCGCTCCGTTTCATGATATTCGCTCGCCTGAATGGCCAGGCGAATCCCTTCCGCGCGTTCCAGCGCCTGGACCAAGGTCGCTTCCGCAAGCAGCACGCCGAATTCCTCGCCGCCGAGGCGACCGAATACATCGAAAGAATGCAGATGCTTGTGGCAAATCGCTACCGCGCGCTTGAGCACGTTGTCGCCGGAGGCGTGACCATACGCATCGTTGATGTTTTTGAAATGATCCAGATCGAACAAGACCAGGCAGGCGACGCGCTGAGACTTGCGCGCATAGCGCAGCGATTGCTCCGCCTCGGAGACAAAATGCTGGCGATTGAATATGCCGGTAAGGCCGTCCCGTCGTGCGAGCTGCATAAAGCGCAATTGGGAGCGCTTGAGGCGGTAGAGCCAGAACGCGATCGAAGCCAGTACGGTTAGCAGCAATGCAATGTAGAGACGGCTCGTAACCATCGCCTTGCGATCCAGCGACTGCTGCAATTGCAGAATCTGGTTTCGCCTGTCGAGCGCATCCAGTTCCGCTTTCTTGGCTTCCACTTGCTGCTTGACGATTTGATACGCGTAGGCTTTCTCGCGCAGATCGTCCAAATGACTGTTGTCGGCGAGGATATATTTTTCGTGATAGGCGATCGCTTCGCGCATGTCGCCTTTCTGCCGCGCGATCTGATAAAGCAATTGATAGGCTTTGATCAGCGGTTCGGAGAAACCGCTTTTTCCCGCCGTATCCACGGTTATCTGGGCAAACTTCTCGGCTTGCCGTCCGTCTCCCTGTCTCCAGTAAGCCTCGGCGAGCAGCGCCTGGAATTGCGATATAAGGTTCACGTACCCGACGTGCTGTACTTCCGCATAGTGATCCTGCAGCAAGGCGATGGCGTCTTCGACGTTGCCTTGTTGAAGATCGATCTTCGCCCGGTAGAGTTGGATGGTGTCGGCCGACAGCAGATCATGATCCGCTTGGCATTGGCTAACACCGTCGTTGACCTGCGGTATGAGCGTGCTGGTTTGCTTTCCGCTGCCGAATTCGGCAGCGAGTTTTACTTCGATGCCCAAACAGCGGTAATACCCCGCGCCTTTGGTGGTCAGAATCTGGTCGGCGTAGTTGCTGGCGAGGTCGTATTGGGCCGCTTCGGTCAATAATTGCGAGGCATCAAAGAGAATGCGCAGCCGCGTGCGTAAAACCGTGACGCGCGGCAATGCGTCCAGCGCCTGGTCGAGATACCTGAAAGCTTCCTCGTAGTGATGACCAATGCCGAGGACGTTGATCAGCGTGCCTCTGGCCTGTTCCTTCAAGTCGATGTCGGGCGCTTGCGCGATCACCAATTCGAGCATCGGTTTGGCTTTGTCGATCTGTCCGAGATAGCCCGACTGCCAGGCTTCCAGGTAACGCAGGTGCCATCGTTGCGCGTCCGAAAGACTCGCCTCTCGGCTTTCAATTTGAATCAACAACTTCGCGAAGGCTGCGTTATCGACCACCTCGATATCGTCGGCGCGAACGAAAAGCTGCGCCGTCTCTTCTTGCGCAGGTGTGCCGGCGCTTGCAGCGCGCAAAGCAAATCCAAGGAGCATGACTCCATAAGCCAAGGTTTTCCGCAGCTTGTTGCCGGTGATGCGCATTATGGGTTCGGAAAGTCGGCGGGCCTGTGATGGAGAGTGCGCACGTCGCAGGTTAGCGTGCCTGGCATGATGGAAGTGCGTTACTCGGTCGAGTCGGCGTACAGGGACGTGCCGACCATGGTCTCGCCGGCTGGGTGGATGGTGGGAGAAGCGCCGGCGTGTTCGTTGATGCTGACGACGACACGATTGCGTCCCTCGTTCTTGGCGCGATAGAGCGCGCCGTCCGCAGCGATGAACAGACGACGCAAGTCGTATCCATGGTGCGTCGTTGAGGCGATGCCGAAACTTCCGGAAACCGGCACGTATTCCGATCCGTCATCGGGCTTTGCCGCAATAGCCTGGCGAATCTGTTCTGCGCGTTCGAGCGCTTGAATCAGGGCGCATTCGGGCAGAAGTATGCCGAATTCTTCGCCGCCAATTCGGCCGAATACATCGCACGAATGCAGATACTTTTGACAGGTCGCAACCGTGCGCTTGAGCACCTGGTCGCCGGTGATATGGCCGAAGGTGTCGTTGATGCTTTTGAAGTGGTCCAGATCGATCAGGATAAGGCAAGCCACGCGCCCGGATTTGGCGGCATAGCGCAGCGACTGCTCGGCTTCGTCCACAAAATGCTGGCGGTTGAAAATGCCAGTAAGACCATCGCGTCGCGCCAGTCGCATAAAGCGCAACTGCGAACGTTTTAGACGGAACAACCAGAACACGACCGATGCGACGACGGTCAGCAGCAACACGATGTACAGGCGGCTCGTCACGACGGCTTTGTGATCGAGCGCTTGCTGCAACTGCAGGATCTGGTTTTTCTTGCCCATCTCGTCGAGCTCGATTTTCTTGGCTTCGACTTGCTGCTTGACGAACTGGTATGCCAGCGCTTTTTCGCGAATTTCGTCGAGACGTTCCTTGTCCGCCGTCATGAATTTTTCGTGGTAGGCGAGCGCTTCGCGTAGATCGCCGCGCTGGCGAGCGATTTGATAGAGCAATTGGTAAGCGGTCGCCAACGGTTCGGCGAACTGGTCTTTGAGAGAGAGTTCGACCGTCCTTATTGCATAGTCTTCCGCTTGCGCGGTTTCGTTCTTTTGCCAATAGGCCTCGGCGAGCAGCGCGTCGTATTCGGCTGTCAATTCAGGGTAGCGATAGCCGACGACATGGGAGTAGCTTTGTTCGAGCAACGTAATAGCGTCCTCAATGCGCCCCTGTCGAATGGATAGGCTTGCGATATCGCGGCGCGCAGCATCGGCAAAAAGATTCTCATCGAATTGGACGCATGCGCGAATGGCGTCTTGGGCATGCGAGTTCCATCCTTGCAAGTGTCCGCCGAGGAAATTGGCGTGCGATTTCAAATACATGCCGACGCATTGATTTCTGCCGCCGGGATAGTCGCGAATGATTTGGTCGGCATAACTGGCGGCCAAGTCGTATTGCCCAGCGCCCGCCAGCAATTGCGACGCTTCGCCAAGCAGATGAAAACGTGC is a genomic window containing:
- a CDS encoding prohibitin family protein; the encoded protein is MLNLPPKDPRDLFGRFRIGGLVAVVILVVLFLNSMFVVSPSEEVGTRWMGGTPMTSAPLSTGVHFRVPFFETVDRLQTSRSVYTLNGLDVYTNDNQKVTIDVSLIYQIPSSSVMNLLYHVGRAGAVDIEATILPVVRDRALAAFAQYNTLTISDQRAQITAQMRKDISEALQRLFGVNVIDVQLVGIHYSPVFDQSIEEAVRAKNLAVQAENTVAQKRYEGEQKTVTANAEATAAVERANGEAQATVLQAQAQAKAIETVGQALKNNPEYSHFYGLQHWNGILPQVVGAGSIPMIDLSKGQDAGK
- a CDS encoding GNAT family N-acetyltransferase, whose product is MLLRAATPEDALGVARVHVRAWQTGYRELLPHEYLANLHPEERAQRYDFANDDPRRPKTIVAIDDDAVRGFATIAPAHDSDTTDDGELCALYVDPDRWGQGIGIALISAARNRLIELDYHYARLWLLVGNARAARFYRADGWAPDGIVRTETIWGVSVDELRYRRSL
- a CDS encoding GGDEF domain-containing protein, producing the protein MLFLSLCTGRALATAPAYNNPADALAHADAIKTSDNAAFVELLARLDTNVATLSPIQKWQLRYLEAWQTGYSGEFAKARTMLETIIRDTPDEAVRMHASAALVNILGYGHNYEDAYTRVDQALDQLPKVSDIQARFHLLGEASQLLAGAGQYDLAASYADQIIRDYPGGRNQCVGMYLKSHANFLGGHLQGWNSHAQDAIRACVQFDENLFADAARRDIASLSIRQGRIEDAITLLEQSYSHVVGYRYPELTAEYDALLAEAYWQKNETAQAEDYAIRTVELSLKDQFAEPLATAYQLLYQIARQRGDLREALAYHEKFMTADKERLDEIREKALAYQFVKQQVEAKKIELDEMGKKNQILQLQQALDHKAVVTSRLYIVLLLTVVASVVFWLFRLKRSQLRFMRLARRDGLTGIFNRQHFVDEAEQSLRYAAKSGRVACLILIDLDHFKSINDTFGHITGDQVLKRTVATCQKYLHSCDVFGRIGGEEFGILLPECALIQALERAEQIRQAIAAKPDDGSEYVPVSGSFGIASTTHHGYDLRRLFIAADGALYRAKNEGRNRVVVSINEHAGASPTIHPAGETMVGTSLYADSTE
- a CDS encoding GGDEF domain-containing protein: MLLGFALRAASAGTPAQEETAQLFVRADDIEVVDNAAFAKLLIQIESREASLSDAQRWHLRYLEAWQSGYLGQIDKAKPMLELVIAQAPDIDLKEQARGTLINVLGIGHHYEEAFRYLDQALDALPRVTVLRTRLRILFDASQLLTEAAQYDLASNYADQILTTKGAGYYRCLGIEVKLAAEFGSGKQTSTLIPQVNDGVSQCQADHDLLSADTIQLYRAKIDLQQGNVEDAIALLQDHYAEVQHVGYVNLISQFQALLAEAYWRQGDGRQAEKFAQITVDTAGKSGFSEPLIKAYQLLYQIARQKGDMREAIAYHEKYILADNSHLDDLREKAYAYQIVKQQVEAKKAELDALDRRNQILQLQQSLDRKAMVTSRLYIALLLTVLASIAFWLYRLKRSQLRFMQLARRDGLTGIFNRQHFVSEAEQSLRYARKSQRVACLVLFDLDHFKNINDAYGHASGDNVLKRAVAICHKHLHSFDVFGRLGGEEFGVLLAEATLVQALERAEGIRLAIQASEYHETERVPVSASFGIACTADYGYDLRGLLIAADSALYRAKREGRNRVVVSVNECPRATSVRRDASEQGAMGASPNANPTK